Proteins encoded in a region of the Planococcus shixiaomingii genome:
- a CDS encoding AAA family ATPase, with amino-acid sequence MEKFVFIFGPQAVGKMTVGQELASITGLKLFHNHMTIDLLEPLFGFSPEMWHLTTTFRREIFRTFSTSEQYGMIFTKVWYFDKQEDWDEIESICEIFREQGVEIYFVELEADVEERLFRNKTPHRLENKPTKRNVVQSEQNLLDSVENRRLNSLEGEISVKNYLRIDNTNMDALEAALIIKKEFVL; translated from the coding sequence TTGGAGAAATTTGTATTTATTTTTGGTCCGCAAGCGGTCGGAAAAATGACTGTTGGGCAGGAATTAGCATCCATAACGGGATTGAAGCTTTTTCATAACCATATGACGATTGATTTGCTGGAGCCGTTATTTGGATTTAGCCCAGAAATGTGGCACCTTACAACCACCTTTCGCAGGGAAATATTTCGTACCTTCTCTACAAGTGAACAGTACGGAATGATTTTTACTAAAGTGTGGTATTTTGACAAGCAAGAAGATTGGGATGAGATTGAATCTATTTGTGAGATATTTCGAGAACAGGGTGTCGAGATCTATTTCGTGGAATTGGAAGCAGATGTAGAAGAGCGGCTCTTCCGAAACAAAACGCCGCACCGGCTTGAAAACAAACCGACAAAGCGGAACGTCGTGCAATCTGAACAAAATCTGCTTGATAGCGTAGAAAACAGACGGCTGAATTCTTTAGAAGGGGAAATTTCAGTTAAAAATTATTTGCGAATCGACAATACAAATATGGATGCGCTAGAAGCAGCGCTTATTATTAAGAAAGAATTTGTTTTATAG